In Colletotrichum destructivum chromosome 1, complete sequence, the sequence TACGATCACCAAGTCAACCAACCTACTGACCGCCCCGCCCCTCACCTTCAGCGACTTCCAAGACTCCATGACCAACGTCTGGGACAAGACCAAGATCgcctccctcctcggccgcgcctTCGCCCCGCAGCTTGCACGGCAGCgcgctgccggcgaggaacCTGACGCCAACATTGACGTCCTCATCACCTTCGACTCGCTCGGCGTCTCCTCCCACCCGAACCACATCTCGCTGTATCACGGCGCccgcgccttcatcgccgccctctccgCCGACCCGCGCTGGCCCTCCCCCGTCGACCTGTACACCCTGACCTCGGTTTCCGTTGCCCGCAAGTACAGCAATTTTCTCGACGCGATACCCACGCTGTTCTCCTGGGTCACCACGGCCGGCAGCAACCCTCCAAAGCCGCCCAAGAAGCCGAAGAAAgaccatgatgatgacgacgatgacagcgAGTacggggacgaggacgagaacgacaaCTACCACCCGACCGCCCTCGTGTTCCTCAGCGAGCTGGGCTCTCACGGcggctgggcgacggcgtggagcgccatgacgacggcgcacAAGAGCCAGATGGTTTGGTTCCGGTACGGCTGGATCGCGTTGAGCAGATACATGGTACTCAACGATCTGCGGCTGGaaaaggtcgaggccgaggacgggaACGCAAAGGCCTGACTTGCGCCGCAATGCCAACAGTCCAAAAAAAACGGAGAACGAACCGGGAGACTAAAAAAAACAAATCAAAAGAAAAGCCCGCATACCACCTATCTAGCATCTCGCACTCattcttcccctcccttcttcaTCATATGCAGGCGTTTTATTCATGGGTTTTTAACCCCATGTGCTTGTTTCAAGTCAGTAAGATGGCATACACTCTCGGTACACATTCATCAGCGTTGCGAGCACAGCACGAAGGGCACTACATAGCCGCATGCATGGTATATACTTGTTCTCTGTCCTCTTCTACATCCGTGGGTAGTGTTTATTTTATGTACAGAACACACAATGGCGTCTCCGCAGCCATTACATAACCCCGTTCGGCGTACAATGCCACCCAAGTTACCATACAAGGGCCTTCAGAACCGCTTTCTTGTCCagctccttgatgttggtctcggtcgtggccgtggccgtgtCCATGTTCATGCCCAATTCCTCCTCCCTTGAGTCGTTCTGCACCATGGCCTTCCCACTGCG encodes:
- a CDS encoding Putative deacetylase LmbE-like domain superfamily, whose translation is MGWSAFIGALLVALAPALYIYLVPLLTPRLPTLEDKRICLLIAHPDDEAMFFAPTVLALTKPETGNHVKILCLSSGDADGLGETRKKELVKSGMKLGLQQEQDVFVIESPDFQDSMTNVWDKTKIASLLGRAFAPQLARQRAAGEEPDANIDVLITFDSLGVSSHPNHISLYHGARAFIAALSADPRWPSPVDLYTLTSVSVARKYSNFLDAIPTLFSWVTTAGSNPPKPPKKPKKDHDDDDDDSEYGDEDENDNYHPTALVFLSELGSHGGWATAWSAMTTAHKSQMVWFRYGWIALSRYMVLNDLRLEKVEAEDGNAKA